A genomic window from Bubalus bubalis isolate 160015118507 breed Murrah chromosome 11, NDDB_SH_1, whole genome shotgun sequence includes:
- the EMC4 gene encoding ER membrane protein complex subunit 4 isoform X1, with translation MTAQGSLVANRGRRFKWAIELSGPGGGSRGRSDRGGGQGDSLYPVGYLDKQVPDTSVQETDRILVEKRCWDIALGPLKQIPMNLFIMYMAGNTISIFPTMMVCMMAWRPIQALMAISATFKMLESSSQKFLQGLVYLIGNLMGLALAVYKCQSMGLLPTHASDWLAFIEPPERMEFSGGGLLL, from the exons ATGACTGcgcaagggagcctggtggctaacCGAGGCCGGCGCTTCAAGTGGGCGATTGAGCTGAGCGGACCTGGAGGAGGCAGCAG GGGTCGAAGTGACCGGGGCGGTGGCCAGGGAGACTCGCTGTACCCAGTTGGTTACTTGGACAAGCAAGTGCCTGATACCAGCGTTCAAGAGACAGACCGGATCCTAGTGGAGAAG CGCTGCTGGGACATTGCCTTGGGTCCCCTGAAACAGATTCCTATGAACCTCTTCATCATGTACATGGCAGGCAATACTATCTCCATCTTCCCTACTATGATGGTGTGTATGATGGCTTGGcgacccattcaggcacttatgGCCATTTCAGCCA CTTTCAAGATGCTAGAAAGTTCAAGCCAGAAGTTTCTTCAGGGTTTGGTGTATCTCATTGGGAACCTTATGGGTTTGGCATTGGCTGTTTATAAGTGCCAGTCAATGGGACTGTTGCCTACACATGCATCAGATTGGTTAGCCTTCATTGAACCCCCTGAG AGGATGGAGTTCAGTGGAGGAGGAC
- the EMC4 gene encoding ER membrane protein complex subunit 4 isoform X2, with translation MNLFIMYMAGNTISIFPTMMVCMMAWRPIQALMAISATFKMLESSSQKFLQGLVYLIGNLMGLALAVYKCQSMGLLPTHASDWLAFIEPPERMEFSGGGLLL, from the exons ATGAACCTCTTCATCATGTACATGGCAGGCAATACTATCTCCATCTTCCCTACTATGATGGTGTGTATGATGGCTTGGcgacccattcaggcacttatgGCCATTTCAGCCA CTTTCAAGATGCTAGAAAGTTCAAGCCAGAAGTTTCTTCAGGGTTTGGTGTATCTCATTGGGAACCTTATGGGTTTGGCATTGGCTGTTTATAAGTGCCAGTCAATGGGACTGTTGCCTACACATGCATCAGATTGGTTAGCCTTCATTGAACCCCCTGAG AGGATGGAGTTCAGTGGAGGAGGAC